A window of Phormidium ambiguum IAM M-71 contains these coding sequences:
- the psbX gene encoding photosystem II reaction center X protein, which translates to MTPSLANFLWSLVAGFVIVVVPAVVGLIFISQKDRIQRS; encoded by the coding sequence ATGACTCCTTCTTTAGCTAACTTTTTGTGGAGCCTGGTTGCTGGCTTTGTAATTGTAGTTGTTCCCGCAGTTGTTGGATTAATCTTCATCAGTCAAAAAGATCGGATTCAGCGCTCTTAA